From the Borrelia puertoricensis genome, one window contains:
- the recB gene encoding exodeoxyribonuclease V subunit beta encodes MREIIDKIKYNEKILIEASAGTGKTYILENTITNLLINKMYSPSEILVLTFTKKATEEMHTRILKSIEHEYQNSQKDKSLKNFYEQSNKIFISTINKFALHSLNNFQIETENFVKYSVKENFTSEIDEIVYEFLRKSDSLKKELAIKDDEFEIFKSKFKTTKDMIQYIRQGYKIDKTQKLGDWIKTQTIFKKMLTNQDRLINEYNLIVEALNKMTMEEKITFLNKHNQGIKISEIKYSNEKDIVKITDILVNNKFLSKIIESNLKKNVTLLPKELKIQTALRKLSHETNINKEDKNTLKRFINLKVEYKILKYIEKELANTINETNTIDQKHIILNFKKHLESHDNKLLNSIKSRYKIILIDEAQDLNLIQIEIFKLLNSCGIKLIFIADPKQIIYTFRNADISYYNQGIKDQIKDNARITLLTNYRANKKLVEPLNIMFDNIYNKTHTTKIEQIEFIKSKTEPKNDKNKIFINDQEIEAINIIKNEEDKNILQKTATTIKYLLTNGKIYDNNKLRQIKESDIKVLCRTSKEIDLIAKELKNQNIKTNKIEEPFFKTKEFSEIFYLIKCFDRKQNFQTLNYILTSKIINLPWELYLNLLEKNEIKHIEETISDIIYLLENQKITLIKAIDEIISKKDLWLNLAKIFNNTTFTEFAQSKKSYRETLINEEKFEELKNYEISLDFISKIYYEDKTIESLICTLEDLIINKDTEQNEEQITTQGSQSIEILTIHKSKGLSVNIVFLIGDIQNNDSLLKKSDTFYKFCLENKIEYDFLKLKENQQSAKHKILNEEKNIFYVGTTRSRFALFIINKGTIINKMLELAEIKTIDKINLDFNVYNLIKTHKFNKLEKNDNKEIKLIPPTPINKHLFRREYIHSYTSLASNYKFNYHANQETRDDETYDNHANCTEETLPKGKDIGNILHVIMKDINFSDAKDNFNNFQKINIALIQKRIEHFNSKLNTPKIQEMLIKMIYNILNTKIKFIDARLCDIQELQKEMEFLIKIDTKIYEQKSLFKNYNKLDLTLNNGYIKGIIDLIFKINNKVYILDYKTNYLGANSKDYNLTNLKKKMKQEMYDLQYKIYALGTKKILFKNSEEYNKYFGGVIYLFTRAFQKNTKKQSKTQNGIYFTIPNFKELDLEQIYLQLKY; translated from the coding sequence ATGAGAGAAATAATAGATAAAATCAAATACAACGAAAAAATATTAATTGAGGCTTCAGCAGGAACTGGAAAGACCTACATACTTGAGAATACTATTACAAACTTACTCATAAATAAAATGTACTCTCCAAGCGAGATTTTAGTGCTAACATTCACAAAAAAAGCAACAGAAGAGATGCATACTAGAATATTGAAATCAATTGAACATGAATATCAAAATTCACAAAAAGATAAATCTTTAAAAAATTTTTACGAGCAATCAAATAAAATATTTATCTCAACCATAAACAAATTTGCACTACATTCTCTAAACAATTTTCAAATCGAGACAGAAAACTTTGTCAAATACAGTGTAAAAGAAAATTTTACATCAGAAATAGACGAAATAGTTTATGAATTTTTAAGAAAATCGGATTCATTAAAAAAAGAATTAGCAATCAAAGATGATGAATTTGAAATCTTTAAGTCTAAATTTAAAACTACAAAAGACATGATTCAATATATAAGACAAGGATATAAAATAGACAAGACACAAAAACTTGGGGATTGGATAAAAACTCAAACGATTTTTAAAAAAATGCTTACAAATCAAGATAGATTAATTAATGAGTATAACTTAATAGTCGAAGCATTAAACAAAATGACTATGGAAGAAAAAATAACTTTCCTAAATAAACATAATCAAGGAATTAAAATATCGGAAATAAAATATAGTAATGAAAAAGATATAGTAAAAATAACAGACATACTTGTAAACAACAAATTTCTTTCGAAGATAATAGAATCTAATCTTAAAAAAAATGTCACTCTCTTACCTAAGGAACTAAAAATACAAACCGCCTTAAGAAAACTTAGTCATGAAACAAATATAAATAAAGAAGATAAAAACACACTTAAAAGATTTATTAATCTAAAAGTCGAATATAAAATACTTAAATATATAGAAAAAGAACTTGCAAATACCATTAATGAAACAAACACAATAGACCAAAAACATATAATTCTAAACTTCAAAAAACACCTGGAATCTCATGATAACAAATTATTAAATTCAATAAAAAGCAGATATAAAATAATACTAATAGATGAAGCACAAGATTTAAACCTAATACAAATAGAAATATTTAAACTACTTAACTCTTGTGGCATAAAGCTAATATTTATAGCCGATCCTAAACAAATAATTTATACATTTAGAAATGCTGATATATCATATTATAACCAAGGTATAAAAGATCAAATAAAAGATAACGCAAGAATAACCTTATTAACAAATTACAGAGCAAACAAAAAATTAGTTGAACCTTTAAATATCATGTTTGATAATATCTATAATAAAACACACACAACGAAAATCGAACAAATAGAATTTATCAAGTCAAAAACAGAACCTAAGAATGACAAAAATAAAATTTTTATAAACGATCAAGAAATAGAAGCAATAAACATAATAAAAAATGAAGAAGATAAAAATATTTTACAAAAAACAGCTACAACAATAAAATATCTACTAACAAACGGAAAAATTTATGATAACAACAAACTAAGACAAATTAAAGAATCAGACATAAAAGTACTTTGCAGAACAAGCAAGGAAATAGATTTAATAGCTAAAGAACTTAAAAATCAAAATATAAAAACGAATAAGATCGAAGAACCATTCTTTAAGACGAAAGAATTCAGCGAAATATTTTACCTTATAAAATGTTTCGACAGGAAACAAAATTTTCAAACTCTAAACTATATCTTAACTAGCAAAATAATAAACCTTCCGTGGGAATTATACCTAAATCTACTTGAAAAAAATGAAATAAAACACATAGAAGAAACCATTAGTGACATAATATATTTACTTGAAAATCAAAAAATAACATTAATAAAAGCAATAGACGAAATCATATCAAAGAAAGATTTATGGCTCAATTTGGCAAAAATTTTTAATAATACTACGTTTACTGAATTTGCACAATCAAAAAAAAGCTACAGAGAAACCCTAATAAATGAGGAAAAATTTGAGGAACTTAAGAACTACGAAATAAGTCTAGACTTTATTTCCAAAATTTACTATGAAGATAAAACCATAGAATCATTAATATGCACTCTAGAAGATCTAATAATCAATAAAGATACTGAACAAAATGAAGAGCAAATCACTACCCAAGGTAGTCAATCCATAGAAATACTGACAATTCATAAATCAAAAGGACTAAGTGTTAATATCGTATTTCTCATAGGTGATATTCAAAACAATGATAGCCTACTGAAAAAATCAGATACATTTTATAAATTTTGCTTAGAAAATAAGATAGAATATGATTTTTTAAAATTAAAAGAAAATCAACAATCTGCCAAACATAAGATTTTAAATGAAGAGAAAAATATTTTTTATGTAGGAACAACACGATCAAGATTCGCACTATTTATTATCAATAAAGGCACAATAATAAATAAAATGCTAGAGCTAGCGGAAATAAAAACAATCGATAAAATAAATTTAGACTTTAATGTATATAATCTGATTAAAACTCATAAATTCAATAAATTAGAAAAAAATGATAACAAAGAAATAAAATTAATCCCTCCAACACCAATAAACAAACATTTATTTAGAAGAGAATATATACATAGCTATACAAGTCTTGCATCAAATTATAAATTTAATTACCATGCAAATCAAGAAACAAGAGATGATGAGACTTATGACAATCATGCTAATTGTACGGAAGAAACACTCCCAAAGGGCAAAGATATTGGTAATATTTTACATGTCATAATGAAAGATATAAATTTTAGCGACGCAAAAGATAATTTCAACAATTTTCAAAAAATCAATATTGCTCTTATACAAAAAAGAATTGAACATTTCAATTCAAAACTAAATACACCAAAGATACAAGAAATGTTAATAAAAATGATCTATAACATATTAAATACAAAAATCAAATTTATTGACGCAAGACTGTGTGATATTCAAGAATTGCAAAAAGAAATGGAATTTTTAATCAAGATAGATACAAAAATTTATGAACAAAAGTCTCTCTTTAAAAATTATAACAAATTGGATTTAACACTCAATAATGGATATATAAAGGGAATCATTGATCTTATATTTAAGATAAATAATAAAGTATACATTTTAGACTACAAAACAAATTATCTTGGAGCAAATTCAAAAGATTATAATTTAACAAATTTAAAAAAGAAGATGAAACAAGAAATGTATGACTTACAATATAAAATTTACGCACTAGGAACAAAAAAAATACTCTTTAAAAATTCAGAAGAATATAATAAATACTTTGGAGGAGTAATATATCTCTTTACAAGAGCATTTCAAAAAAATACCAAAAAACAATCTAAAACACAGAATGGGATTTATTTCACCATACCAAATTTCAAAGAATTAGATTTAGAGCAAATATATTTACAATTAAAATATTAA
- a CDS encoding exodeoxyribonuclease V subunit gamma, producing the protein MYKIYKTNKVSKIYNKIKELIKNDDIFKKETIIILKSNILSEEIKKYLATLNEVSYNLNVKQNIIKTIYNLSMENHNIKKFLENNTLLLYSETEKFILYHMLKDNKIKNIKQFKSTKNRYIFASKIITLFHKYYSKFPNLIDYWRQNKFLFEDQNKIHYESMQKEMFEKLFENQISLFNLHEKIEQEITDTKQSIETKRIIIIGETRETDRKILHCLQKIFDIIVYELILEDITQIKSAFIDELVPVKIKKCNSSTQIEEETDIQPFEEKNFLASFKNNIIKGTPLLNLDNSFKITEATTKKREVEILVNNILHSTQNNHLKINDIVITYLPKDMDIYLPYIEEFLNKYELEFTILDSKDISQSKSVIALKQLMKFFVSNKGTISNFNRKEIIEFLSNTKVMNKFNISISELEYLIKFNDAVNINFGMNDAHKESLSYDKNFLNSWENGFDRFLTSTMFNEKYECNNCQESISFQDPDSIVRLISIIKSLYEDIMYFQEQEYTIYEWAEIMDIFIDKYIKLEDNNKIDEYISTRIQYFKNFSKDFNENLYKDYMTKVKDRKVDFALFKIMLEESIEQKAYQSNNQNTGILVASSDKIEYLQKPEIHFLGIHQLNSNIHFDNMNLLNEYYDYVNLEQDSISNLIRIIFAASNKFYFYYSLSESPNPDINKPKVINKIINYIRDMGQELKIEIHPSENYDFEYFKYKKANYLINYDTEAFNIAKSLQQGKHPNFKQKRLKLKKQITLRIEDINKAITNPYKYFYEEILNVYIKDISQIGDIKKKQEEQIIDIDNFNYKLMNNIIPIHEYIKDETNEHILEKIDNIIENQIQKGIIPMKIKKTTIKEEFIEKFNEIKNNIVINFQEFFKMQKTEITLNKSIFINFEGETIEFKLNGTLKNIYKIDNRYFYVNLEKKDYGQDKIIRKINLYIIGLMLKSSIKNIESIQEIRITYKTSKLSLENQYTNETINYIDLTNLLKQIAYISSYPTPIYKDLIQKSLIKIKDINEFPTVLKTQIKYPQKSININKDMEFILQQRDITWCPYYNRFKDTHDLDINDNLEKLLQDFYAKFIKVES; encoded by the coding sequence ATGTATAAGATATATAAAACAAACAAAGTAAGCAAAATTTATAATAAAATTAAAGAATTAATTAAAAACGATGACATATTTAAAAAAGAAACTATCATCATTTTAAAAAGTAACATTTTAAGCGAAGAAATTAAAAAATATCTAGCAACCCTAAATGAAGTCTCATATAACCTCAATGTAAAACAAAACATAATAAAAACGATATATAATCTCTCAATGGAAAACCACAATATAAAAAAATTTTTGGAAAACAATACATTACTCCTTTACTCAGAAACAGAAAAATTTATTCTGTATCACATGTTAAAAGACAATAAAATAAAAAATATCAAGCAATTTAAATCGACAAAAAACAGATATATCTTTGCATCAAAGATAATAACTTTATTTCATAAATACTACTCTAAATTTCCAAATTTAATTGATTATTGGAGACAAAATAAATTTTTATTTGAAGATCAAAATAAGATTCACTATGAATCCATGCAAAAGGAAATGTTTGAAAAACTATTTGAAAATCAAATCAGCCTTTTTAACTTGCACGAAAAAATTGAACAAGAAATAACAGATACTAAGCAAAGCATTGAAACAAAAAGAATAATAATAATTGGAGAGACTAGAGAAACTGACAGAAAAATTTTACATTGTTTGCAAAAAATTTTCGACATTATAGTATACGAATTGATACTTGAAGATATAACTCAAATCAAATCTGCCTTCATAGATGAACTAGTGCCGGTAAAAATCAAAAAATGCAATTCAAGTACACAAATAGAAGAAGAAACTGATATTCAACCATTTGAAGAGAAAAATTTTTTAGCAAGTTTCAAAAACAATATTATAAAAGGTACTCCCCTATTAAACTTAGATAATAGTTTTAAAATAACAGAGGCAACAACAAAAAAACGAGAGGTAGAAATTTTAGTAAATAATATTTTACATTCAACACAAAATAATCATCTAAAAATAAACGATATCGTAATAACTTACTTACCAAAAGATATGGACATATACTTACCATACATAGAAGAATTTTTAAATAAATATGAACTTGAATTTACTATTTTAGATTCTAAAGATATCTCACAAAGTAAAAGTGTAATAGCATTAAAACAATTAATGAAATTCTTCGTTTCAAACAAAGGAACGATTAGTAATTTTAATAGAAAAGAAATAATTGAATTTTTAAGTAATACAAAAGTAATGAATAAATTCAACATCTCAATAAGTGAATTAGAATACCTAATAAAATTTAACGATGCAGTGAATATTAATTTTGGAATGAATGATGCTCATAAAGAAAGCTTATCTTATGACAAGAATTTTTTAAATTCATGGGAAAATGGCTTTGATAGATTTCTCACATCTACAATGTTTAATGAAAAATATGAATGCAATAATTGTCAAGAGAGCATAAGCTTTCAAGATCCAGATTCAATAGTAAGATTAATAAGTATAATAAAAAGCCTATACGAAGACATAATGTACTTTCAAGAACAAGAATATACAATATATGAATGGGCAGAAATAATGGATATTTTCATAGATAAATATATCAAACTTGAAGATAACAACAAAATCGATGAATATATAAGCACAAGAATACAATACTTTAAAAACTTTTCAAAAGATTTTAATGAAAACCTTTACAAAGATTACATGACAAAAGTTAAAGACAGAAAAGTTGATTTTGCTCTCTTCAAAATAATGCTTGAAGAGAGCATCGAACAAAAAGCATATCAATCAAACAATCAAAATACAGGTATACTTGTTGCAAGCTCTGATAAAATCGAATATTTACAAAAACCTGAAATTCACTTTTTAGGAATCCATCAATTAAATTCAAATATTCATTTTGATAACATGAACTTATTAAACGAATATTATGACTATGTCAATCTGGAACAAGATAGCATTTCAAATTTAATTAGAATAATCTTTGCAGCATCAAACAAATTCTATTTTTATTACTCACTAAGCGAATCTCCAAATCCAGATATCAATAAACCTAAAGTAATAAATAAGATAATAAATTACATAAGAGATATGGGACAAGAGCTAAAAATTGAAATACACCCAAGTGAAAATTACGATTTTGAATATTTCAAATACAAAAAAGCCAATTACCTAATTAACTATGATACAGAAGCCTTTAATATTGCAAAATCACTACAACAAGGCAAACATCCAAACTTCAAACAGAAAAGACTTAAATTAAAAAAACAAATCACACTAAGGATAGAAGACATAAATAAAGCTATAACCAATCCATACAAATACTTTTATGAAGAAATATTAAATGTATATATTAAAGATATAAGCCAAATTGGTGATATTAAAAAAAAACAAGAAGAACAGATTATTGACATTGATAATTTTAATTATAAGCTAATGAATAATATCATACCAATACATGAATATATAAAAGATGAAACTAATGAACATATATTAGAGAAAATAGATAATATAATTGAAAATCAGATTCAGAAGGGAATAATTCCCATGAAAATCAAAAAAACAACTATCAAAGAAGAATTCATAGAAAAATTCAATGAAATCAAAAATAATATTGTTATCAATTTTCAGGAATTTTTCAAAATGCAGAAAACCGAAATCACATTAAATAAAAGTATATTCATTAACTTCGAAGGTGAAACAATAGAATTTAAGTTAAATGGAACACTCAAAAACATATATAAAATAGATAATCGATATTTTTATGTCAATTTAGAGAAAAAAGATTACGGTCAAGACAAAATTATCAGAAAAATCAACCTATACATAATAGGATTAATGTTAAAAAGCTCAATTAAAAATATAGAATCAATTCAAGAAATAAGAATAACTTATAAAACTTCTAAATTATCACTTGAGAATCAATATACAAATGAAACGATAAACTACATAGACCTTACAAATTTATTAAAACAAATAGCATACATCTCAAGCTATCCTACTCCCATTTATAAGGATTTAATACAAAAAAGTTTAATTAAAATAAAAGACATAAACGAATTTCCAACAGTACTAAAAACACAAATAAAATATCCACAAAAAAGCATTAATATTAACAAAGATATGGAATTCATTCTTCAACAAAGAGATATAACATGGTGTCCATATTATAACAGATTTAAAGACACTCACGATCTAGACATAAACGACAACTTAGAAAAATTACTTCAAGATTTTTATGCTAAATTCATCAAGGTAGAAAGTTAA
- a CDS encoding nicotinate phosphoribosyltransferase produces MKNLSLFTDFYELSMMNAYFIRSINPKVKFEMFFRKTPFKNGYIILAGIHTLLNALKELHFRDEEIKYLDSLQYFDKKFLEYLKTFRLNIKISSIEEGRIVFPHEPILIIEGNLIELLLIEGLILNTINFESLIATKTARIKEAGAKNLAEFGLRRAQGINGALSASKAAYIGGANFTSNVLAGYKYNIPVIGTMAHSWIMSFKNEEEAFWEYAKIYPNNVSLLIDTYDTLNSGLKNAIKVFKALKKKGSKNFSVRIDSGDLEYLSKQVRRILNENGLSEVKIIISNELDEEIIMYLNSIYAPIDFWGVGTNLVTAKGESNLSGVYKMTSIQQNGKFIPKMKMSNNIHKSTLPSQKGVVRIYSNEQMIFDLIFLKEEEEEIKKMLSLKKEFTIFHPIQDNTFKEIKTYESFEFLINTVFENNKICQTRESSLEHIRARVQSDLKKIDHTHKRLINPHIYKVSITEKLKNLRNKLIKENKKP; encoded by the coding sequence ATGAAAAACTTATCACTATTTACAGATTTTTATGAACTCTCAATGATGAATGCTTACTTCATAAGAAGTATTAATCCAAAAGTCAAATTTGAAATGTTTTTCAGAAAAACGCCATTTAAAAACGGATACATAATTTTAGCAGGAATTCACACATTACTTAATGCTTTAAAAGAATTACATTTCAGAGATGAAGAGATTAAATATCTAGACAGTTTACAGTATTTTGACAAAAAATTTTTAGAATACTTAAAGACATTTAGATTAAACATAAAAATAAGCTCAATAGAAGAAGGAAGAATCGTTTTCCCCCATGAACCCATACTAATCATTGAAGGAAATTTAATTGAACTCTTACTCATAGAAGGACTGATATTAAATACAATAAATTTTGAAAGCCTAATTGCAACTAAAACAGCAAGAATTAAAGAAGCCGGGGCTAAAAATCTAGCAGAATTTGGTCTTAGAAGAGCGCAAGGAATTAATGGCGCACTCTCAGCAAGTAAAGCTGCTTACATAGGAGGTGCTAATTTTACAAGCAATGTACTTGCAGGATATAAATACAATATTCCTGTCATTGGCACAATGGCTCACAGCTGGATAATGAGTTTTAAAAATGAAGAAGAGGCCTTTTGGGAATATGCAAAAATATATCCAAATAATGTAAGTTTGTTAATTGACACTTATGATACACTTAACAGTGGTCTTAAGAATGCAATAAAAGTTTTCAAAGCACTAAAAAAAAAAGGAAGCAAAAATTTTTCCGTTAGAATTGACAGCGGAGATCTTGAATACTTAAGCAAACAAGTTAGAAGAATACTTAATGAGAATGGACTATCTGAAGTAAAAATCATTATATCAAACGAACTTGATGAAGAAATTATTATGTATCTAAACTCAATTTATGCGCCTATCGACTTCTGGGGAGTAGGAACCAATCTAGTTACTGCAAAAGGAGAATCCAATCTCTCAGGGGTGTACAAAATGACATCAATTCAACAAAACGGCAAATTTATCCCTAAAATGAAAATGTCAAATAACATTCATAAATCAACACTACCCTCTCAAAAAGGGGTTGTCAGAATATACTCAAATGAACAAATGATTTTCGATCTAATTTTTTTAAAAGAAGAAGAAGAAGAAATAAAAAAAATGTTAAGCTTAAAAAAGGAATTTACAATTTTTCACCCCATACAAGACAATACATTCAAAGAAATAAAAACATATGAAAGCTTTGAATTTTTAATAAATACAGTTTTTGAAAACAACAAAATTTGTCAAACCCGCGAATCAAGTCTCGAACATATAAGAGCAAGGGTTCAAAGTGATCTTAAAAAGATCGATCATACACATAAAAGGCTCATAAATCCACACATATATAAAGTAAGCATTACAGAGAAATTAAAAAATCTAAGAAACAAACTCATTAAAGAAAACAAAAAACCATAA
- the zwf gene encoding glucose-6-phosphate dehydrogenase, whose product MSEKNVSNFDVVIFGVTGNLSRRKLIPSLFNLYKDGHINNFRIIGFARRNFTDYELEVYIKDSLWQEESTDLVDDFLKFFVYLSGDFRAKDAYVKLSSLLNNRERIYYLSTSPEFYEAIIENLKPYSFSNTSYLSKIILEKPFGSSLDTARCLNTLLYSVFREEQIYRIDHYLGKETVQNIFTFRFGNSIFENIWNNRYVDFIQITVAEEAGIDGRAEYYDSVGALRDMVQNHILQLLSLVAMEPPIGFSADFIHDEKVKVLKSLRKLSRETMQNHIIKGQYMCSQVQGILKKGYREEANFLSTSDTETYLAMKLFIDNWRWSGVPFYIRTGKALVRKFSEIYIQFKKPDFTIFNTGLINLSNALIFRIQPRDGIEIKFNTKRPGYNYDIQEANMEFSYHASFNKFFSESYERLLFDAFLGDKTLYARNDEIDSSWEFVSDILDKWEDIKNWDYCYGSEGPVEANMILENDHFWRKM is encoded by the coding sequence ATGAGTGAAAAGAATGTATCTAATTTTGATGTTGTAATATTTGGTGTTACTGGCAATTTGTCTAGAAGAAAACTTATTCCTTCTCTTTTTAATTTGTATAAGGATGGTCATATTAATAATTTTAGAATTATTGGGTTTGCGAGAAGAAACTTTACTGATTATGAACTTGAGGTTTATATTAAGGATTCTTTGTGGCAAGAAGAGTCTACTGATTTGGTTGATGATTTTTTGAAATTTTTTGTTTATTTATCAGGAGATTTTAGGGCAAAGGATGCTTATGTAAAATTGTCATCTCTTTTAAATAATAGAGAGAGAATATATTATCTTTCAACATCACCTGAGTTTTATGAGGCAATAATTGAAAATTTAAAACCATATTCATTTAGTAATACTTCTTATTTGTCTAAAATAATTCTTGAAAAGCCTTTTGGTAGTAGTCTTGATACAGCTAGGTGTTTAAACACTCTTCTTTATTCTGTGTTTAGGGAAGAACAAATCTACAGAATTGATCATTATTTGGGCAAAGAAACCGTTCAAAATATTTTTACATTTAGGTTTGGGAATTCTATTTTTGAAAATATTTGGAACAATCGTTATGTGGACTTTATTCAAATTACCGTAGCAGAAGAGGCAGGAATTGATGGTAGGGCTGAGTATTATGATTCTGTTGGTGCCTTAAGAGATATGGTTCAAAATCATATCTTACAACTTTTAAGTTTAGTTGCAATGGAACCTCCTATTGGATTTAGTGCTGACTTTATTCATGATGAAAAGGTTAAGGTTTTAAAGAGTTTAAGAAAATTAAGTAGAGAGACTATGCAAAATCATATTATCAAAGGACAATACATGTGTTCTCAGGTACAAGGGATTTTAAAAAAAGGATATAGAGAAGAAGCTAATTTTTTAAGTACTTCAGATACTGAAACTTATTTGGCTATGAAATTGTTTATTGATAACTGGCGTTGGTCTGGGGTGCCTTTTTATATTAGGACGGGGAAAGCGCTTGTGAGGAAATTTTCAGAAATATATATTCAATTTAAAAAGCCTGATTTCACTATTTTTAATACTGGGTTGATTAATCTTTCAAATGCTTTGATTTTTAGAATTCAACCGAGAGATGGCATTGAAATTAAGTTTAATACTAAGCGACCAGGATATAATTATGATATTCAGGAAGCTAATATGGAATTTTCTTATCATGCTTCATTTAACAAATTTTTTAGTGAGTCTTATGAGAGATTACTTTTTGATGCTTTTTTGGGTGATAAAACTTTGTATGCTCGAAATGATGAGATTGATAGTTCTTGGGAATTTGTATCAGATATTCTTGATAAATGGGAAGACATTAAAAATTGGGATTATTGTTATGGATCAGAAGGACCAGTTGAAGCAAATATGATTTTAGAAAATGACCATTTTTGGCGTAAGATGTAG